One Vespula pensylvanica isolate Volc-1 chromosome 1, ASM1446617v1, whole genome shotgun sequence genomic region harbors:
- the LOC122636018 gene encoding histone H2A-like, with product MSGRGKGGKVKGKTKSRSNRAGLQFPVGRIHRLLRKGNYAERVGAGAPVYLAAVMEYLAAEVLELAGNAARDNKKTRIIPRHLQLAIRNDEELNKLLSGVTIAQGGVLPNIQAVLLPKKTEKKA from the coding sequence ATGTCTGGACGTGGAAAAGGTGGTAAAGTAAAGGGGAAAACAAAGTCTCGCTCGAATAGAGCTGGATTACAATTTCCAGTTGGTCGTATTCATCGATTGTTACGAAAAGGTAATTATGCTGAACGCGTTGGTGCTGGAGCACCTGTTTATTTAGCTGCCGTAATGGAGTATCTTGCTGCTGAAGTTTTGGAATTAGCTGGTAACGCTGCTCGTGACAATAAAAAAACCAGAATTATACCAAGACATTTGCAATTGGCAATTCGTAATGACGAAGAATTGAATAAATTGTTATCTGGTGTGACGATCGCCCAAGGAGGTGTTTTACCAAATATCCAAGCTGTCTTATTACccaaaaaaacagaaaagaaagcataa
- the LOC122636011 gene encoding histone H2B-like, with protein sequence MPPINIPSKTSDKAVKKAGKAQKNISKTDKKKKRKRKESYAIYIYKVLKQVHPDTGISSKAMSIMNSFVNDVFERIAAEASRLAHYNKRSTITSREIQTAVRLLLPGELAKHAVSEGTKAVTKYTSSK encoded by the coding sequence atGCCACCAATCAACATTCCATCAAAAACCAGTGATAAAGCTGTAAAGAAAGCCGGTAAGGCTCAAAAAAATATCAGTAAAaccgataaaaagaaaaaaaggaagaggaaagaaagttatgcgatttatatttacaaagtaTTGAAACAAGTACACCCGGATACTGGAATTTCTAGTAAAGCTATGAGTATTATGAATAGTTTCGTTAATGACGTTTTTGAACGTATTGCTGCGGAAGCATCAAGATTGGCTCACTATAATAAGCGTTCGACTATTACATCTCGGGAAATACAGACTGCTGTACGATTATTGCTTCCTGGTGAGCTCGCCAAACATGCTGTTAGCGAAGGTACTAAAGCTGTTACTAAATACACTAGCTCCAAATGA